The Mastacembelus armatus chromosome 9, fMasArm1.2, whole genome shotgun sequence genome contains a region encoding:
- the tango2 gene encoding transport and Golgi organization protein 2 homolog isoform X2, which translates to MCIIFFKFDPRPASKNAYRLILAANRDELYSRPSKAADFWGTNSDILSGLDLEYGKEGGSWLGISKRGKLAAITNYMEGRPNPDAQGRGFLVSNYLMDKDLDSYTYLKKVSTEGHLYNGFNLITAEFKAKQDIMCYYGNRGSPEPIHLKPGIYGLSNSLLDTPWKKLLHGKRHFTSIVNDQSLSGDGLVQELLNVLTNEELNTPDSVQEQQGVAYSKPMIKALSAVCVRSPDYGTRTNTIILVDAEDNVTFTERTMLNSDTSKWSTSSFQFKLQV; encoded by the exons ATGTGTATTATTTTCTTCAAGTTTGACCCCCGGCCTGCATCCAAAAATGCCTACAG GCTAATCTTGGCTGCAAACAGAGATGAGCTGTACAGCAGACCGTCCAAAGCTGCAGACTTCTGGGGGACCAACAGTGACATCCTCAGCG GCCTGGACCTGGAATATGGTAAGGAAGGAGGGTCGTGGCTGGGGATAAGCAAGCGGGGCAAGCTGGCAGCAATCACCAACTATATGGAAGGACGTCCCAACCCTGATGCACAAGGAAGAG GATTTCTAGTGTCTAACTACCTTATGGACAAGGATCTGGATAGCTACACTTACCTGAAGAAGGTGTCCACAGAAGGCCACTTGTACAATGGCTTCAACCTCATAACAGCAGAGTTCAA AGCCAAACAAGACATTATGTGTTACTATGGAAACAGAGGCAGCCCTGAACCCATCCATCTAAAACCag GAATCTATGGCTTGAGTAATTCACTGCTGGACACTCCATGGAAGAAACTGCTACATGGCAAGCGTCACTTCACCAGCATTGTCAACGACCAGTCTCTGTCTGGTGATGGGCTGGTGCAAGAGCTGCTTAATGTCCTTACTAATGAGGAACT GAACACACCTGATTCAGTTCAGGAGCAGCAGGGTGTTGCTTACAGTAAGCCCATGATCAAGGCTCTGTCAGCGGTGTGTGTTCGCTCCCCTGATTATGGTACAAG GACCAATACAATAATACTGGTTGACGCAGAAGATAATGTAACCTTCACAGAGCGCACCATGCTTAACTCTGACACAAGCAAGTGGAGCACCAGTTCTTTCCAGTTCAAACTGCAGGTGTGA
- the tango2 gene encoding transport and Golgi organization protein 2 homolog isoform X1, whose product MCIIFFKFDPRPASKNAYRLILAANRDELYSRPSKAADFWGTNSDILSGLDLEYGKEGGSWLGISKRGKLAAITNYMEGRPNPDAQGRGFLVSNYLMDKDLDSYTYLKKVSTEGHLYNGFNLITAEFKAKQDIMCYYGNRGSPEPIHLKPAGIYGLSNSLLDTPWKKLLHGKRHFTSIVNDQSLSGDGLVQELLNVLTNEELNTPDSVQEQQGVAYSKPMIKALSAVCVRSPDYGTRTNTIILVDAEDNVTFTERTMLNSDTSKWSTSSFQFKLQV is encoded by the exons ATGTGTATTATTTTCTTCAAGTTTGACCCCCGGCCTGCATCCAAAAATGCCTACAG GCTAATCTTGGCTGCAAACAGAGATGAGCTGTACAGCAGACCGTCCAAAGCTGCAGACTTCTGGGGGACCAACAGTGACATCCTCAGCG GCCTGGACCTGGAATATGGTAAGGAAGGAGGGTCGTGGCTGGGGATAAGCAAGCGGGGCAAGCTGGCAGCAATCACCAACTATATGGAAGGACGTCCCAACCCTGATGCACAAGGAAGAG GATTTCTAGTGTCTAACTACCTTATGGACAAGGATCTGGATAGCTACACTTACCTGAAGAAGGTGTCCACAGAAGGCCACTTGTACAATGGCTTCAACCTCATAACAGCAGAGTTCAA AGCCAAACAAGACATTATGTGTTACTATGGAAACAGAGGCAGCCCTGAACCCATCCATCTAAAACCag CAGGAATCTATGGCTTGAGTAATTCACTGCTGGACACTCCATGGAAGAAACTGCTACATGGCAAGCGTCACTTCACCAGCATTGTCAACGACCAGTCTCTGTCTGGTGATGGGCTGGTGCAAGAGCTGCTTAATGTCCTTACTAATGAGGAACT GAACACACCTGATTCAGTTCAGGAGCAGCAGGGTGTTGCTTACAGTAAGCCCATGATCAAGGCTCTGTCAGCGGTGTGTGTTCGCTCCCCTGATTATGGTACAAG GACCAATACAATAATACTGGTTGACGCAGAAGATAATGTAACCTTCACAGAGCGCACCATGCTTAACTCTGACACAAGCAAGTGGAGCACCAGTTCTTTCCAGTTCAAACTGCAGGTGTGA